A window of Amycolatopsis australiensis contains these coding sequences:
- a CDS encoding MGH1-like glycoside hydrolase domain-containing protein: protein MNVTREQAAGVLAGNWLGTSTVPSRSLYPHQWSWDSAFIAIGLRHLAPARARRELQTLFSAQWRDGRVPHIVFDPGTPPEAYFPGPGFWRAGRTSGIVQPPVHARAVLAVHQAEPDHAFLAALYPKLRAWHEYLLGARDAGGRGLAAIVHPWESGMDNSPAWDGPLSRVTPAAGFVRRDLEHGCAADRPSDEDYGRYVRLAADYRDSGYAGTGGFVVEDPGFNALLADAELALAEIAEALGLPSDPHRETAARVAKALQETLWDSASGWFFARDVRTGSLTPQYTCSGLLPLLLPDLAVAPALLATATGPRFRLGRVHGVPSHDLTAPGFDPGRYWRGPSWFNVGWLVRQGLLHHGEHALAAQLGEDLVETAARTGFAEYCDPLTGQGHGTREFSWTAALTVDLLAQPAAVA from the coding sequence ATGAACGTAACACGGGAGCAGGCGGCCGGGGTCCTGGCGGGGAACTGGCTCGGCACGTCGACCGTGCCCTCGCGTTCGCTCTACCCGCACCAGTGGAGCTGGGATTCCGCGTTCATCGCGATCGGCCTGCGGCACCTGGCGCCGGCGCGGGCCCGGCGTGAGCTGCAGACGCTGTTCTCGGCGCAGTGGCGGGACGGCCGCGTGCCCCACATCGTCTTCGACCCGGGCACCCCGCCCGAGGCGTACTTCCCGGGGCCCGGGTTCTGGCGCGCCGGGCGGACCTCGGGCATCGTCCAGCCGCCGGTGCACGCGCGGGCGGTGCTGGCGGTGCACCAGGCCGAGCCCGACCACGCGTTCCTCGCCGCGCTGTACCCGAAACTCCGGGCGTGGCACGAGTACCTGCTCGGCGCGCGCGACGCCGGCGGGCGCGGGCTGGCCGCGATCGTGCACCCGTGGGAGTCCGGCATGGACAACAGCCCGGCCTGGGACGGCCCGCTCTCACGCGTCACGCCCGCCGCCGGGTTCGTCCGCCGCGACCTCGAGCACGGCTGCGCCGCCGACCGCCCGAGCGACGAGGACTACGGCCGGTACGTCCGGCTCGCCGCGGACTACCGGGACAGCGGCTACGCCGGCACCGGCGGCTTCGTCGTGGAAGATCCGGGCTTCAACGCCCTGCTGGCCGACGCGGAGCTGGCGCTGGCGGAGATCGCCGAAGCACTCGGCCTGCCGTCGGACCCGCACCGCGAAACCGCGGCGCGCGTCGCGAAAGCGTTGCAGGAAACGCTGTGGGACAGCGCGTCGGGCTGGTTCTTCGCCCGCGACGTCCGCACCGGCTCGCTGACGCCGCAGTACACGTGCTCAGGCCTGCTGCCGCTGCTGCTGCCGGACCTGGCCGTCGCCCCGGCCCTGCTGGCGACGGCCACCGGCCCCCGGTTCCGGCTCGGCCGGGTGCACGGCGTCCCGAGCCACGACCTGACCGCGCCGGGCTTCGACCCGGGCCGGTACTGGCGCGGCCCGTCGTGGTTCAACGTCGGCTGGCTGGTCCGGCAGGGGCTGCTGCACCACGGCGAACACGCCCTCGCCGCGCAGCTGGGCGAAGACCTCGTCGAGACCGCGGCGCGGACCGGCTTCGCCGAGTACTGCGACCCGCTGACCGGCCAGGGCCACGGCACCCGCGAATTCAGCTGGACCGCGGCCCTGACCGTCGACCTGCTGGCTCAGCCCGCGGCGGTCGCGTAG
- a CDS encoding discoidin domain-containing protein translates to MSAKFLRRVLAVCASMLVVAGPAAAPASADLQKPSQQWLRDSQAGLFLHWGMRTSPGYTSCSAWEKAITDGGWSPAYWVTEAKKLHASYLVLASFHSRLGYSRAWPSKIPGSCSTKRDFLGELVAAAKPQGLKVILYMTNDAQWHDDGGHEWLDSGGYSKYKGKSVDLDTQDGFGQFSYDNFFEVMKNYPDLGGFWIDNDNAYWESHDLYRQIYQQRPDYLLSNNNEDTPIMDTISNEQKTGMTPAYDYPQATYTAMPRLTEACFKLPDTGAWWYGGSNSTVDKALNIGRLVANSGSSIKSLMAETAMVNGRFPSNQEAFNNFAKTYLDAIWESLGGTEGAGYMYGGMQPGFWNDGAHGVLTISKSNPDLQYVHVLTRPSGSTLKIRDNGYRVRRVTNLRTGAAISFSQGGGSLTLTGLSGWDAYDTVFKVETAGRAGTYDPKTVTLKASASASGHSGQSASDGDYLTYFDNNKTLPVNLDFDLGSAKKVQYLGVNQREDSVSYARSATEQSARIKAYQVYVSSDGKNWGSAVKSGTLPSHRGVQFVDLTAVTARYVRLQVTSTWAASSDSTRYKRLRIDEAWLGSDYATAAG, encoded by the coding sequence ATGTCAGCCAAGTTCCTGCGCCGGGTCCTCGCCGTGTGCGCCTCGATGCTCGTGGTCGCCGGGCCGGCCGCCGCGCCGGCGTCGGCCGACCTGCAGAAGCCGTCCCAGCAGTGGCTGCGCGACAGCCAGGCGGGCCTGTTCCTGCACTGGGGCATGCGCACGTCACCCGGCTACACCAGCTGCAGCGCCTGGGAGAAGGCGATCACCGACGGCGGCTGGAGTCCCGCCTACTGGGTCACCGAAGCCAAGAAGCTGCACGCGTCCTACCTCGTCCTCGCCTCCTTCCACAGCCGGCTGGGGTACTCGCGCGCCTGGCCGTCGAAGATCCCGGGCAGCTGCTCCACCAAGCGGGACTTCCTCGGCGAGCTGGTCGCCGCCGCGAAACCGCAGGGCCTCAAAGTCATCCTCTACATGACCAACGACGCCCAGTGGCACGACGACGGCGGCCACGAATGGCTCGACTCGGGGGGCTACTCGAAGTACAAGGGCAAGTCCGTCGACCTGGACACGCAGGACGGCTTCGGCCAGTTCAGCTACGACAACTTCTTCGAGGTCATGAAGAACTACCCGGACCTCGGCGGCTTCTGGATCGACAACGACAACGCCTACTGGGAGTCGCACGACCTCTACCGGCAGATCTACCAGCAGCGGCCGGACTACCTGCTGAGCAACAACAACGAAGACACGCCGATCATGGACACGATCAGCAACGAGCAGAAGACGGGCATGACGCCGGCCTACGACTACCCGCAGGCCACCTACACGGCGATGCCGCGGCTCACCGAGGCGTGCTTCAAGCTTCCCGACACCGGCGCGTGGTGGTACGGCGGCTCGAACTCCACGGTGGACAAGGCGCTGAACATCGGACGTCTGGTCGCGAACTCGGGCTCGTCGATCAAGTCGCTGATGGCCGAGACGGCGATGGTGAACGGCCGGTTCCCGTCGAACCAGGAGGCGTTCAACAACTTCGCGAAGACCTACCTGGACGCGATCTGGGAGTCGCTCGGCGGCACCGAGGGCGCCGGGTACATGTACGGCGGCATGCAGCCGGGCTTCTGGAACGACGGCGCGCACGGCGTGCTCACGATCAGCAAGAGCAACCCGGACCTGCAGTACGTGCACGTCCTGACCAGGCCGTCGGGCAGCACGCTCAAGATCCGCGACAACGGCTACCGCGTCCGCCGCGTGACGAACCTCCGCACCGGCGCGGCGATCTCGTTCAGCCAGGGCGGCGGGAGCCTGACGCTGACCGGACTGTCCGGGTGGGACGCCTACGACACGGTGTTCAAGGTCGAGACCGCCGGCCGCGCCGGCACCTACGACCCGAAGACGGTGACACTCAAGGCGAGCGCGTCCGCGAGTGGGCACAGTGGACAGTCGGCGAGCGACGGCGACTACCTCACGTACTTCGACAACAACAAGACCCTGCCGGTCAACCTGGACTTCGACCTGGGGTCGGCGAAGAAGGTGCAGTACCTCGGCGTCAACCAGCGGGAGGACTCGGTCAGCTACGCCCGCTCGGCCACCGAGCAGTCGGCGCGGATCAAGGCGTACCAGGTCTACGTGTCCAGTGACGGCAAGAACTGGGGGAGCGCGGTGAAGTCCGGGACGCTCCCGAGCCATCGCGGCGTCCAGTTCGTCGACCTCACCGCGGTGACGGCGCGGTACGTCCGGCTGCAGGTCACGAGCACGTGGGCGGCGTCGAGCGACAGCACGCGCTACAAGCGGCTGCGGATCGACGAGGCCTGGCTGGGCTCGGACTACGCGACCGCCGCGGGCTGA
- a CDS encoding glycoside hydrolase family 88/105 protein has protein sequence MSEHPLRPSRRAVLAGTLGALGALAAAGPVARAADRLPPIGGAAPPADWSRAVIDSTMKRYTPDKIGGWGYTLGLYLYGQYLFYKRTSEQKYLDYIVAWYDRFVTDSGISNSFTSLDSMRSCQMLPLLYAETGRKKYKTAADQLRKRFPPYPRTSDGGMFHATSKVGQLWGDGVYMAQPFLALYGATFGDGDYCFEESAKNLVVYFSHLREPAKGLLYHAYDEDGSESWASGPGHHSKYHWARAIGWFGMAAVDILEVLPANHPRRPALIEIVQFLAAGYQRYQDAKTGRWYQVVDRGGDAKNWLETSASSMYTFTMARGVQRGYLPASYQAVADRGYAGVLRKVSVGPDGLTNITDICEGTNVGDLSYYYGRARKTNDFHGLGAFLIMNEQYTH, from the coding sequence ATGTCCGAGCACCCCCTTCGCCCGAGCCGGCGCGCGGTCCTGGCCGGCACCCTGGGCGCACTGGGCGCCCTCGCCGCGGCGGGACCCGTCGCACGGGCGGCCGACCGGCTGCCGCCCATCGGCGGCGCGGCACCGCCCGCGGACTGGTCCCGGGCCGTCATCGACTCGACGATGAAGCGCTACACACCGGACAAGATCGGCGGCTGGGGCTACACCCTCGGGCTGTACCTCTACGGCCAATACCTGTTCTACAAGCGCACCAGCGAGCAGAAGTACCTCGACTACATCGTCGCGTGGTACGACCGCTTCGTCACCGACAGCGGCATCTCGAACAGCTTCACCAGCCTCGACTCGATGCGCTCGTGCCAGATGCTGCCGCTGCTGTACGCGGAGACGGGCCGCAAGAAGTACAAGACGGCCGCCGACCAGCTGCGGAAGCGGTTCCCGCCCTACCCTCGCACGTCCGACGGCGGCATGTTCCACGCCACGAGCAAGGTCGGCCAGCTGTGGGGCGACGGCGTCTACATGGCCCAGCCGTTCCTCGCCCTCTACGGCGCGACGTTCGGCGACGGCGACTACTGCTTCGAGGAGTCGGCGAAGAACCTCGTCGTCTACTTCAGCCACCTGCGCGAACCGGCCAAGGGCCTGCTGTACCACGCCTACGACGAGGACGGCTCCGAGTCGTGGGCGTCCGGGCCCGGGCACCACTCGAAGTACCACTGGGCCCGCGCCATCGGCTGGTTCGGCATGGCGGCCGTCGACATCCTCGAGGTCCTCCCGGCGAACCACCCGCGGCGGCCCGCGCTGATCGAGATCGTGCAGTTCCTGGCCGCCGGCTACCAGCGCTACCAGGACGCGAAGACGGGCCGCTGGTACCAGGTCGTCGACCGCGGCGGCGACGCGAAGAACTGGCTGGAGACGTCGGCGTCGTCGATGTACACGTTCACGATGGCCCGCGGCGTCCAGCGCGGCTACCTGCCGGCGTCGTACCAGGCGGTGGCCGACCGCGGCTACGCCGGCGTGCTCCGCAAGGTCTCGGTGGGCCCCGACGGGCTGACGAACATCACGGACATCTGCGAAGGCACCAACGTCGGCGACCTGTCCTACTACTACGGCCGGGCCCGCAAGACCAACGACTTCCACGGGCTCGGCGCGTTCCTCATCATGAACGAGCAGTACACGCACTGA